CCGCTCGACGGCGTCTATCGCTTCCTCGCACACGAGCGCCTCGTCGTCGGCGTGGCGCGGCTCCTCCAGTTTCGCCGACCACGACGTGTCGTGGCGCTCGTCGTCGTCGCTGTCCGTGTGCGGGTCCGCTCCGGTCGCGGCGTCGGTGTTCGCCGTCATCGGTCGACCGTACGACCGCCCGACCCGTCGGCGCTTCCCCGAACGTCTTCGCTCGCGGCGGAGCGCGAGACCGACCGGCGGTCGGCCAGTCGGTCAGTCGGCCAGTCGGCCAGTCGGGGAAGCGGCCCCGACGGCGGTGGGTGGGCTACCGGACGGGTGCAGAACGGAGGCGCGAAGAGACCGCGAGGAGTTTGCGGGCGATGCCTGCGATCGGTCGTGGGCACCGGTCGGGCCGTGCAGGAGCCGGCGCGAGTCAGTACATCGGCCCTTCCTCGTCTTCGGCTGCGGGCGTGTTGGGACTGGGGTCGAACACGTCGGGCTTCTCCTCGCCCTCGACCGTGATGACGCCCATCATCCCCTTGCGGGCGACCCGCGACAGTGCGTGGTCGACGAGCTTCACGTGCTCGGGCACCGGGAAGTCGAGGGTGCCGACCATACAGCTCCCCGGCGGCACGTTCACCGTCTGGAGGTACTGCTCGGCGCGCCCCGCGAGGCCGCCGTCGCGGTACGCCTCTGTCCAGACGTTGCCGATGGGGTGGAAGTTGCTGTTGAGGTTCGGCCCGCCCGTCACCATGAACACGCGGGCGGTCTCGCCGGTCTTCGCGGTGGGGGTGCCGAAGCCGTCGGGCGTGATGGCGTACTTCTGGCCGTTGAGGAGGACGTACGTCGGGTCCTCCGCCTTCATCGCCTCCATGTCGAAGCTGTGGCGCCCCTTCTCGCCGGCGGCCTTGTCGGTGTACAGCTCGTGCTGGCCGAAGTAGAACTCGCGGTCGACCTCCGGCAGACCCTCCTCCGGTTCGACGAGGATCATTCCGAACATGCCCGACGCGATGTGGTAGTCGAGGTTCGGGACCGCACAGTGGTAGATGTAGGCGCCGGGGTACCGCGCTTGGAACTCCATGGCGTTCTCCTTGCCGGGGGCGGCGTTCGTCGCGATTGCGCCGCCGGCGGTGCCGTAAACGGCGTGGAAGTCGACGTTGTGCGGCATCGCGTTCGACGAGGCGTTCTTCAAGTTGAACTTCACCGTGTCCCCCCGACGGACACGGATCATCGGGCCCGGGATCTGCCCGTCGAACGTCATGTAGTCGTACACGACGCCGTCCTCGACTTCCGCGCGGACCTCCTTGGCCGTCAACTCCACCTCGACGGTCTTCGGCTCGTCACGATCGATCGGATCCGGGATGTCCGTGGGGTCGGCCGCGACGCGGTTCGTCGTCGGCTTCCCGCTCTGTCGCTCGGTCGTCTTGCGAGCGGTCTCGGTCTCACTATCGGTCGGCGCACGGCCCGAACATCCAGCGAGCGCGGTCCCGCCGGCGCCCGCGCCGATCGCCTTCAGCGTCGTGCGTCGGGTTTGTGGCATCAGTTGGCACCTCGCGTTTGCGTGTTGGGACACGACCCCCATCAAGCGGCGTCGCGGTTTTCGATCGCGGGGGACCGCGACGAACACGTTCACGGGTGCTGAAAAGGCGACACCAAGGAGCGGCGTCGCTCACGCCCGCTACACGGGCCGTCACCGATTCGCGCCCAGCCCTTCGGACGAGGGGCCGTGCCCCCCGTCTGACCGGCGGGCCGACCACGGACTCACAGCCCGAGTCCGGTACTGTACTCCAACGTTCCGAACCCGGTCCCCATCGACTCGGCGTCTATCGGCGTGCCGCCGACGGTTCCCGTGAGGCCGGCCATCCGGAACATGAACTCGTTGTAACTCCAGTGCGAGGTGACCCGGCCGCCGAGTCGCGGGCGGTCGAGCCAGTTTCTCGCGTGGCCGTACGTCTGAGCGACGAACCGGACGTAGTCGCCCGCCTCGTTCTCGACGCGAACGTCGAAGTCGGGGTGTTCGCCGGTGCCGAGCAGCGGTTCGACGGTGATGCGATCGAACTCGACCTGTCCCTCGCCCGAACCCCAGTTCCAGAAGCCGGTCTGTCGTAGTGGGATCGTCAGTCGTTCGAGTGTGTTCGACGAAGAGAAGCCGTATCCGCGCCGGAACAGGTGGGGGCCGACGAACGGCACCAACACCGAGAAGGAGGTTCCGTCCGGGAAGATGGCCCAGATCCACTTCCACGGCATCAGCGGGACGTCGAAGCACACGCGCTGGAAGTAACACGACCCCGACAGCGTCTCGGGGCCGTCGGGCAGGTCGAACTCCCCCTCGAACTCCATCTGGCGCCACGCGACGACCTCGGCGCCACCCAACGGGGTGTCCACGTCCAGGGACGTGTGGGGCGAGGTCATCTTCGAGTCGAGGGCACCCCACGCCTCGAACTCCGCCTCGGCGTCGTCGCCGACGACGTGGGCCCGCAGTCCGAGGGAGTCGTCGTCGGAGAGCGCCGTCAGTTCGCTTCCGCGCCTGGTGCCGTCTTCGCCCTCTGCCCACGCGTCGAGGCGCTGGTCCTCGCGGGACAGCACCGCCTCCGCTGGCTGCCTGACGACGTGGTCGTGGACCACGTCCTCGTCGCCGGCCCACCCGACCGTCGTCGCGTCGAACCGGTCCACGCCGTCGGTGACGGATCGGTCGGCGTCCATCCCACCCGGCGGCAGGTCGTTCACGCGGGACTGGTCACCCACGCAGGCGGCGACCGAGAACATGAGCTGTCGCGGCCCGTACCCCTCTTCGCCCTCCGGGAACAGGAGGAAGAACCACCACGAGGACGACGTCGCGTTCTGTCGCTCGGGGTTCTGCCACCAGATCTTCTCGAACGCACGCCGGTGGTCGGGGAGCGACCTGTCCGCGAAGGCGTCGGTCATTGGTGTCCCTCCCGCTGGGCCGGTCAAATAAGCCGCACATCGGTCGCCGGTGTCTCGTCGGCGCCCCGACACAACGAGGCAACTCCAGTCTTCGCAGGGGCGCCCGGACCCGGTGTCCCGCCACGGCGAGGCGCCGTGGCGGTCAGTCGTCGCTCAAGAACGCCCGCACAGCGCCGGTGGTGACGACGCTGTCGGCGTCGTCGGCCACGCGGCGCGTGCGGAGCTTCGCGGCCACGTCGTACGCGAACAGCGCCGTGCCCGCGATGATCATCGTGTCACCGGGGAGGCGCGCCCAGAACAGCGTCTGGACGAGCGGGCGCTCGTAGAACGCCAGCGAGCGCGCGGCGTCGTACGTCCCGGTGAACGCCACCTCCAGTTGGAGGAAACCGACTGGGAGCACCGAGACGAACACCATCAGCGCGAGGCCGACGTTCCACAGCCAGAACGCCCAGCGGAGGCGACGACCGCTCCAGTCGCGGATCGTGAAGCGGAGCACGTACGTCGCCATGCCGAGGGCGAGGAATCCGAACGCGCCGAACATCGCCGCGTGGGCGTGACCCACCGTGAGGTACGTGCCGTGCTCGTAGTAGTTGATCAGCGGGAGGTTGATGAAGAAGCCGAGCACGCCGGCGCCGACGAAGTTCCACAGCCCCGACGCGATGATGAACATGAACGGCAGGGTGTACGGGAACGACTCGCCGCTGGTCGCGAGCGCGCGGTACTCGTTGAGCGCCTCCAGCAGGATGACGACCAGCGGGATCAGTTCCAGCGTCGAGAACACGCTGCCGATTGGGATCCACAGGTCGGGCATCCCGATCCACCAGTAGTGGTGGCTGACGCCGATGACGCCCGACCCCATCACGAGCAGCGCCTCGACCATCACGGCCTTCTCGGCCGACCGGCGCCGCAAGAGGTTCATCGACACCAGCGTCATGCCGACGACGGCGACGATGAAGAACTCGAAGGCGCCCTCGACCCACATGTGGACGACCCACCAGCGCCAGAACTCCGTCACCGCGATGTTCGTCTGCGGCGTGAACATGAACCCCGCGGTGAACAGGAGGGCGATCGATCCACCCGCGTACAGGATCATGTGGGCGAGCCCGTACGGCTCCTCGCGGTCGAGCAGCGGCTTCAGACCGCGGGCCGCGAGGTACGCCCAGCCGAGGAAGCCCGCGAGCAGGCCCACCTGCCACAGTTTCCCGACTTCGAGGTACTCCAAGCCCTCGTTGCCGAGGATCCACCAGAGGTCGCCGTCGATGTAGCCGTGCGAACCGAGCCAGATGCCCGTCAGCCCGCCGACGGCGACGACGACCAGGGCGACGAGCAGCCCCTTCACGTAGCGCGCCTGGTTCGACGGCTCGTAGCCGGTGAGCAGCGGCGGGAGGAACAACCCGGCCCCGAGCCACAGCGTCGCTATCCACAGGATACCGAGGTCGATGTGCCACGTCTTCGCCATCGCGAACGGGAGCAGTTGGAGGATGTCGACCCCGAGGATCGACTCGACGCCGAAGAACGCGTGGCGCTCGATGTAGAAGTGCGCGAGGAGGCCCCCGAGCAACGTCTGTGCGAGGAACAACAGTGCCGCGACGGGGACGAACCACAGCGCGGCAGACTGGCTGGGTAGCAGGTCGACGTCGTCGGGATGTGGCACGTCGACCCCCTCGGTCGACGGCTCGGGGAGGTCGATCGACTTGTACAGCCACACGCCGATCCCCGCGCCGGCGACGAGCAGCACCATCGCGACGACGCTCCACGTCATCGCCGAGGCACCCGGCGTGTTGCCCGCAGCGGGCTGGTACGGCCAATCGTTCGTGAAACTGTGGTCGGCGCCCGGACGGTCGGTGTGCGAGAACCACGCGGTCCACAGCGCGAAGTCGGCGAAGCGACGGGCGTCTTCCTCGCTGTCGATCATGTTCGCGGGGACGCCGCGCTCGTTCGACCCCTCGTGGTAGCGCTCGACGTACGTCTCGCGCACCTGCTGGTGGGCATACGCCTCGGCGGCCGAGTGCTCGATGGTGCCGTCACCCGGCGTGCCGTCGGACAGTTCGTTCTCGACGGTCGCGTCGACCGACGCCTGTTCCTCGTCGGTGAGGTCGGCGTACGACTCCCCGTAGCGCTCCTCGGCGTAGTACGTCCGCATCGCGTCGACCTTGAGGTCCAGCGCGTCAGCCGTGTAGTCCGGCCCGAAGTACGCACCGTTGCCGAGGATCGACCCGTGGTTCATCAGGCCGTCCCGCTGGAACGCCGCCTTGCCGTCTTGGATCTGTGCTTCAGTGGCAATCGTCTCGCCGTCGGGGCCGACGACCCGGTCTGGGATCGGCGGCGCCTCCTGGTACGCGAGGTACGCCCCCGCGCCCATCACGACGAGGTTGACGACGAAGGCGACGACCAGCGCCTTCGCCAGAGATCGTCTGGTCACTCGCATGCAGTCGACGGTAGCCAGCCCCGACCCTTCAGCCACCGACGGCGTTCCCCGCTCCCGAGGGCCGGCGCGAACACGTTCGGGGGCGTATCCCCGGCGGCAGCCCTAACAGCAGAACATGAACGGGTACATGAGCGCGACGCGGTCGCCGTCGGACAGTTCCGTGTCGAAGCCGTCGAGTTGTTCGTTGAAGCGGCCGTTCACGCAGATCCGAGCGTACCGCCGGGTGCGCTCACCCTCGGGGTTCGCACGGAAGTCCGCCGGGAGTGTCTCTGGGGCGGGTGCCCACCCAGGGGCGACGGCGTCCTCGGGCGTCTCCGCGATGAGCAGGTCGGCCACGTCGTACTCGTCGAGGAACGCGTCGAGGAACTCCCGCAGCGTCGTCCCCTCGAAGGAGAACTCGAAGCGCGAGGTGGGTAACGCGTCGTACAGGCGGCCTGTGCCGCGGACCTCGACGGTCGTGACGGCGCGCTCGTCGGGCGATTCCGTAGGCTCCGGCGTCACAGAGCTCATACGTACTCGTACGGGCGGAGCCTCCGTGGCGTTGACCCCGAACACGTTCGTCAGCAGAGAGACGTGGCGGCGACCGACCCGAGTCGTCAGTCGGCCGACGACGGCGCTCCACCCGTGTCGGGGTCGACCGCGTCGACGCCGCGCTCCTCGGGCGTCAGGTAGCACTGGGGATCTGGCGCCTCAAACTCACCCTCGACCGTGAGCGCACGGAGCCGACTCGAGCCGTGACAGACGTCGCTGTACGCGCACTCCCGGCACTGCTCGCCGAGGCTGTCCGGTCGGTCCCGCAGGCGCCGGAGGAGCGGGTTCGACTCGTCGTCCCAGATGGCGCCGAACGAGCGGTCGCGGACGTTCCCCAGCGCGTACGACTGCCAGAACTGCGTGGCGTGGACGTTCCCCTGGTAGTCGATGTCGGCGATGCGCTCGCCGGCGGGGTCGCCGCCGTTGGTCGCGAGATAGCGGCGCACGTGCTCGGCCCGCTCGGGGCCGAACTCTCGGCGTGCGTACTCGACGAGGTAGGCGGAGTCGCAGTAGTTGCCCACGAGGAGCGTCTCGATCTCTTCACCCGCCTCGTGGTACTCGCGGGTGAGGTCGATCAAGCGCTCGACGGCGTCGCGGCGGCGCTCGGGCGACAGGTCCGCGTCCGGCACGCCCCGACCGCCGTACGCGAGGTGGTAGAAGCAGAAGCGGTCGACGCCGACGTCGGTGAGGAGGTCGACGACCGCCTCCATGTCGGGAACGGTGTCCTCGGTGACGGTGTAGCGGAGGCCGGTCTTCAGCCCCACGTCGAGACACGCCTCGATGCCGTCGACGGCGGCGTCGAACGCGCCCTCGCGACCGCGGAACGCGTCGTTCACCTCGCGGCGCCCGTCGACGGAGATGCCGGCGTACGCCAACCCCGCGTCGCGGAGGTCGCGGGCGCGCTCACGCGTGAGGAGTGTCCCGTTGGTCGACAGCACCGCCCGGAGGCCGGCGTCGGTCGCGTGGGCGACCAACTCCGTCAGGTCGTCGCGCACGAGCGGCTCTCCGCCCGAGAACAGGACGACCGGCACGCCGTAGTCGGCGAGTTCGTCGAGCATCGCCTTCGCCTCGGCGGTGGTGAACTCCCCCGGGGCCGCACCCGTCTCCGCACCCGCGTAGCAGTGGGCACACGCGAGGTTGCACCGCTTCGTGCCGTTCCACACGACGACTGGGTGCCGCTGTTTGTGCTCGCGGATCTGCTCGGCCTCACTGTCGACGTCGCCGTAGCGGAGTCCGTCTCCCTCCGCGTCGAGGTCGTACAGCAGTTTGCTGAGTGAGATCACGCCTCCTCACCTCCCGCGGAGGCCGCCACGTCGTCGGTGCCGGTGTCGGCGTCTGTGTCGGCGTACGCGGCGCCCAGGTCGCGGTCGGCGAACCGCGCCACGTTGTCGCTGCGACACAGCCACAGCGTCCCGGCGTCGGGGAACAGTGTCGACGCCTGTTCGTGGCCCACCTCGACCGTCGGTGCGGTGACGCTGCCGGCGTGACGGAGCGGTTCACGGGGAGACTCGCGGAGGAACACCTCCCACTCGGGCGTGTCGTCGGCGCGGGCGTCGTCGACCCGCGTGCGCGCTGCGGTGTCGGACATGGGTTCGGATTCGACCCTCTTCCCCTACGTCGTTCACGGCGAGTCCCAGCGACTGGGAACCACGGTTGGCGGCTTGTCTCCCCGGTCTACGCCGAGGTGATGTCTGATCTCGAGCCGTCCCGGAGGGCAGTGCTTCGTGTGAGTGGACTGGCCGCGGTCGCCGGCGTCACCGGACTCGCCGGCTGTTCGTCCGGCTCAGACCAGTCGAGCGGCGGCGGCGACACCGCCACCGAGGAGCCGACGCCGACCGCTGCGGAGACCACCGCAAGCGGCGGCGGTTCCGACGGGGGGAGCGGGTCGGCGTCGTTCGACGGCTGGTTCGACAACGTCGACAACTACGACGGCGTCGTCGACGAGACCGGCAGTGGGTCGGTCACCGTCGAGGTCGGGACGGAGGCCAACGGCGGCAACTACGGCTTCGGCCCCGCCGCCGTACGGGTGTCGGCGGGGACGACCGTGACGTGGGAGTGGACCGGCGAAGGCGCCAGCCACAACGTCGTCGACGAGGGCGGTGCCTTCGAGTCCGAACTCGTCGGCGAAGGCGGCCACACCTTCGAACACACCTTCGAGGAGTCGGGGACGTACAGGTACGCCTGCACGCCGCACAAGGCGATGGGCATGAAGGGCGTCGTCGTGGTGGAGTGACCACTGTGGACACCGCACACACACCCACAGGCACACATCGACACCAAGGCCACTAGCCATGTTCGACACGAGCGAGCGACCCATCGTGCTCGTGTGGGAGGTGTCACGGGCGTGCGACCTCGCGTGTGACCACTGTCGCGCCGAGGCGACGCCCGACCGCCACCCCGACGAGTTGACGACCGCGGAGGGAAAGCGCCTGCTGGAGTCCGCCCGCGAGTTCGGCGAGGGGCAGGTGGTCGTGCTCTCGGGCGGCGACCCGCTGAAGCGCGACGACCTCGAGGAGTTGGTCGCCCACGGCGACGACCTCGGCCTGCGGATGGCACTGACGCCCAGCGGCACTGACTCGGTGACCCGCGACCGACTGCAACGACTGGCCGACGCCGGCCTGCGCCGCGTCGCATTGAGTATCGACGCCGCAGACCCCGCGGTCCACGACGGCTACCGCGGCGAGGAGGGCGTGCTGGAAGGGACGCTCCGGGCCGCTCGCGCGGTCGAGGACGCCGGCATCGGCCTCCAGGTCAACACCACGGTGTGTGAACGCACGGTCGACGAGTTGCCGGGCGTGCGCGACCTCGTCGCGGAGTTGGACGCGGTGCGCTGGAGCGTCTTCTTCCTCGTCCCCGTCGGTCGGGGGGCGGCGCTCAAGCCAGTGTCGCCGGCCCGCGCAGACGCCGTGATGGACTGGCTCCACCGCGTCGAAGAGGAGGCGCCGTTTGCGGTGAAGACGACGGAGGCACCCCAGTACCGCCGGGTGCAACTCGAATCCGGCGGTGTCGATCCCGGCGACGTCGACCCCGAGCGGGGGCCGCCAGCGACGAGACCGAGCGTCCGTGCGGGCGACGGGTTCGCGTTCGTGAGCCACGTCGGCGACGTGACCCCGTCGGGGTTCCTCCCGGAGCCAGCGGGGAACGTCAGAGAAGACGACCTCGTCGACGTGTACCAGAACGCCGACCTGTTCGAACGACTCCGCGACCGCGCCGCGCTCGGCGGCAAGTGCGGCGAATGCGAGTTCCGCGGCGTCTGCGGCGGGTCGCGCTCCCGGGCCTACGCGGTCACGGGCGACCCGCTCGCGGCAGACCCGCTGTGCCCGTACGTCCCCGACGACTACGACGGGCCACTCCCGACGCGACTCGCCGACGACTCGGCCCCGCCCGCGGGCGACGACGTCGGTGCCGACTGAGCCCACTCACCGTCGGGACCCGTCGGCCCTTCACCGCGAGTGTGAGCCCTGGGTGCCGGCGGTGGTCCCGCCGTCGTGAGCGTCGGCACCGGAGGTGGCCCCGGAGGGCAGGTGCATCGTGATCTGGTTGCCTCCATCCACGGACTGTTCGATGGCGAGCGACCCGCCAGACAGTTCGACACACCAGTAGACCAGCCACAGTCCGAGACCGCCGTTGTGGTAGACAGGGTCGTGTGCG
This genomic interval from Halobaculum marinum contains the following:
- the nirK gene encoding copper-containing nitrite reductase; translation: MPQTRRTTLKAIGAGAGGTALAGCSGRAPTDSETETARKTTERQSGKPTTNRVAADPTDIPDPIDRDEPKTVEVELTAKEVRAEVEDGVVYDYMTFDGQIPGPMIRVRRGDTVKFNLKNASSNAMPHNVDFHAVYGTAGGAIATNAAPGKENAMEFQARYPGAYIYHCAVPNLDYHIASGMFGMILVEPEEGLPEVDREFYFGQHELYTDKAAGEKGRHSFDMEAMKAEDPTYVLLNGQKYAITPDGFGTPTAKTGETARVFMVTGGPNLNSNFHPIGNVWTEAYRDGGLAGRAEQYLQTVNVPPGSCMVGTLDFPVPEHVKLVDHALSRVARKGMMGVITVEGEEKPDVFDPSPNTPAAEDEEGPMY
- a CDS encoding nitric-oxide reductase large subunit gives rise to the protein MRVTRRSLAKALVVAFVVNLVVMGAGAYLAYQEAPPIPDRVVGPDGETIATEAQIQDGKAAFQRDGLMNHGSILGNGAYFGPDYTADALDLKVDAMRTYYAEERYGESYADLTDEEQASVDATVENELSDGTPGDGTIEHSAAEAYAHQQVRETYVERYHEGSNERGVPANMIDSEEDARRFADFALWTAWFSHTDRPGADHSFTNDWPYQPAAGNTPGASAMTWSVVAMVLLVAGAGIGVWLYKSIDLPEPSTEGVDVPHPDDVDLLPSQSAALWFVPVAALLFLAQTLLGGLLAHFYIERHAFFGVESILGVDILQLLPFAMAKTWHIDLGILWIATLWLGAGLFLPPLLTGYEPSNQARYVKGLLVALVVVAVGGLTGIWLGSHGYIDGDLWWILGNEGLEYLEVGKLWQVGLLAGFLGWAYLAARGLKPLLDREEPYGLAHMILYAGGSIALLFTAGFMFTPQTNIAVTEFWRWWVVHMWVEGAFEFFIVAVVGMTLVSMNLLRRRSAEKAVMVEALLVMGSGVIGVSHHYWWIGMPDLWIPIGSVFSTLELIPLVVILLEALNEYRALATSGESFPYTLPFMFIIASGLWNFVGAGVLGFFINLPLINYYEHGTYLTVGHAHAAMFGAFGFLALGMATYVLRFTIRDWSGRRLRWAFWLWNVGLALMVFVSVLPVGFLQLEVAFTGTYDAARSLAFYERPLVQTLFWARLPGDTMIIAGTALFAYDVAAKLRTRRVADDADSVVTTGAVRAFLSDD
- a CDS encoding MoaD/ThiS family protein, coding for MSSVTPEPTESPDERAVTTVEVRGTGRLYDALPTSRFEFSFEGTTLREFLDAFLDEYDVADLLIAETPEDAVAPGWAPAPETLPADFRANPEGERTRRYARICVNGRFNEQLDGFDTELSDGDRVALMYPFMFCC
- a CDS encoding TIGR04347 family pseudo-SAM/SPASM protein; translated protein: MISLSKLLYDLDAEGDGLRYGDVDSEAEQIREHKQRHPVVVWNGTKRCNLACAHCYAGAETGAAPGEFTTAEAKAMLDELADYGVPVVLFSGGEPLVRDDLTELVAHATDAGLRAVLSTNGTLLTRERARDLRDAGLAYAGISVDGRREVNDAFRGREGAFDAAVDGIEACLDVGLKTGLRYTVTEDTVPDMEAVVDLLTDVGVDRFCFYHLAYGGRGVPDADLSPERRRDAVERLIDLTREYHEAGEEIETLLVGNYCDSAYLVEYARREFGPERAEHVRRYLATNGGDPAGERIADIDYQGNVHATQFWQSYALGNVRDRSFGAIWDDESNPLLRRLRDRPDSLGEQCRECAYSDVCHGSSRLRALTVEGEFEAPDPQCYLTPEERGVDAVDPDTGGAPSSAD
- a CDS encoding Htur_1727 family rSAM-partnered candidate RiPP codes for the protein MSDTAARTRVDDARADDTPEWEVFLRESPREPLRHAGSVTAPTVEVGHEQASTLFPDAGTLWLCRSDNVARFADRDLGAAYADTDADTGTDDVAASAGGEEA
- a CDS encoding halocyanin domain-containing protein — translated: MMSDLEPSRRAVLRVSGLAAVAGVTGLAGCSSGSDQSSGGGDTATEEPTPTAAETTASGGGSDGGSGSASFDGWFDNVDNYDGVVDETGSGSVTVEVGTEANGGNYGFGPAAVRVSAGTTVTWEWTGEGASHNVVDEGGAFESELVGEGGHTFEHTFEESGTYRYACTPHKAMGMKGVVVVE
- a CDS encoding TIGR04053 family radical SAM/SPASM domain-containing protein gives rise to the protein MFDTSERPIVLVWEVSRACDLACDHCRAEATPDRHPDELTTAEGKRLLESAREFGEGQVVVLSGGDPLKRDDLEELVAHGDDLGLRMALTPSGTDSVTRDRLQRLADAGLRRVALSIDAADPAVHDGYRGEEGVLEGTLRAARAVEDAGIGLQVNTTVCERTVDELPGVRDLVAELDAVRWSVFFLVPVGRGAALKPVSPARADAVMDWLHRVEEEAPFAVKTTEAPQYRRVQLESGGVDPGDVDPERGPPATRPSVRAGDGFAFVSHVGDVTPSGFLPEPAGNVREDDLVDVYQNADLFERLRDRAALGGKCGECEFRGVCGGSRSRAYAVTGDPLAADPLCPYVPDDYDGPLPTRLADDSAPPAGDDVGAD